The following proteins come from a genomic window of Terribacillus aidingensis:
- a CDS encoding YxlC family protein, whose product MKQDEWVKKMDETWNEIDAKLHIDVPETDEMLQQISSGEKRYRERMRRELCRFIILACVLLSFYILMAVHITWVFYVVQIISIIAVVVLLLVERSKGRVT is encoded by the coding sequence ATGAAACAAGATGAATGGGTAAAAAAGATGGACGAAACGTGGAATGAAATAGATGCAAAATTACATATTGACGTTCCTGAAACTGATGAGATGCTGCAGCAGATTAGCTCTGGTGAGAAGCGATATCGAGAAAGAATGCGCAGGGAACTATGCAGGTTTATCATTCTGGCTTGCGTGTTGCTGTCCTTCTACATCCTTATGGCCGTACATATCACCTGGGTGTTCTACGTAGTACAGATTATATCCATTATTGCTGTTGTCGTCCTATTACTAGTTGAAAGAAGCAAAGGAAGGGTCACATGA
- a CDS encoding transcriptional regulator → MSTNELILIILAIPILLAQGIWLYIDAKRRGTYAWAWGIVGLIQFPTPLLLYYVFIIRKDKRRN, encoded by the coding sequence ATATCAACGAATGAACTGATACTTATAATCTTGGCAATTCCTATATTGCTGGCACAAGGAATTTGGTTGTACATAGATGCAAAAAGAAGAGGTACTTATGCATGGGCGTGGGGGATTGTTGGGCTGATTCAGTTCCCCACACCGCTTCTTTTATATTATGTATTTATCATTCGCAAAGATAAAAGGAGGAACTGA
- a CDS encoding PLDc N-terminal domain-containing protein, whose protein sequence is MENIGTLLLPVILIQFLLLVIALISCIRAEETLGPKWAWILIIFCISIIGPILYFVIGQRKDAYK, encoded by the coding sequence ATGGAGAACATTGGGACATTGCTGCTGCCTGTTATATTGATCCAGTTTCTTTTGCTCGTTATTGCGTTGATCAGTTGTATTCGAGCTGAGGAAACCCTTGGGCCCAAATGGGCTTGGATATTAATCATTTTCTGTATCAGTATCATCGGACCTATCCTTTATTTCGTGATCGGGCAAAGAAAGGATGCATATAAATGA
- a CDS encoding ABC transporter ATP-binding protein has protein sequence MTILEAQGLTKRYGKHVAVKNLNLKLKENECIALLGPNGAGKTTTLHMLAGLITPTDGVILSDNKVLNKDKIGFLPQYPTFFDWMYPIEYLMLTGTLSGITKQTIKKRSLHVLEMTGLLEAQKQKIGAFSGGMKQRLGLAQAIMHEPKILLLDEPVSALDPTGRIDVMNILEDLKKDMAILFSTHVLHDAEQICDRALIMNSSQSISYKDMKEWKGNRLRERYRLETSDPLQIEELQELYEEIDIKEPRKIIGTLRHNVTPNILLQNCIQKNIGVRYFGAEEKTLEEHYIEVIEG, from the coding sequence ATGACTATTTTAGAAGCACAAGGATTGACGAAACGATACGGGAAACATGTCGCAGTAAAAAACTTAAATCTTAAGCTGAAGGAAAATGAGTGTATTGCGCTTTTGGGACCAAACGGAGCTGGTAAAACAACAACTTTGCATATGCTGGCTGGATTGATTACACCTACTGATGGAGTGATATTGAGTGACAACAAGGTACTTAACAAAGATAAAATTGGATTTCTGCCTCAATATCCTACTTTCTTCGACTGGATGTACCCTATAGAATATCTCATGTTAACAGGAACATTATCTGGAATTACGAAACAAACCATAAAAAAACGAAGCTTGCATGTATTGGAAATGACAGGCTTGTTAGAAGCACAGAAACAGAAGATAGGAGCTTTCTCTGGAGGAATGAAACAGCGACTTGGGTTAGCACAAGCAATCATGCATGAACCGAAAATTCTTTTGCTAGATGAACCTGTATCCGCTCTTGATCCGACTGGAAGAATTGATGTCATGAACATATTGGAGGATTTGAAAAAGGATATGGCTATTCTATTTTCTACACATGTACTGCATGATGCTGAACAGATATGTGATAGGGCGTTAATTATGAACTCGAGTCAAAGCATTTCCTATAAAGACATGAAGGAATGGAAAGGAAACCGGCTAAGAGAACGGTATCGTTTAGAAACATCAGATCCTTTACAGATTGAAGAATTACAGGAGTTGTATGAAGAGATTGATATAAAGGAACCAAGGAAGATCATTGGTACTCTGCGTCATAATGTAACGCCCAATATCTTACTGCAAAATTGCATCCAGAAAAATATAGGAGTTCGGTACTTCGGAGCAGAAGAAAAAACCTTAGAAGAACATTACATAGAGGTGATAGAAGGTTGA
- a CDS encoding ABC transporter permease subunit, which translates to MKRFNALFHKEWVEAWREKKLVWLPAVILLVTLLQPISLYFMPTILENSNSLPPGAVIELPIPSGAEVLAGTLSQLHTIGTAIIVLACMNVIVQERNNGSLMQLFSRPVNTATYIFSKWTMLVLLHLGAFTISYGAAWYYTNILFSDVSFSSVWKSFIIYCLWIVLVITVTLFVSTFLRRSGGVAGISILIMASIAILSTVIPDIAIYLPSSLLNLATEALNANKGNMHMGAILATTISFIALLLLTMIKQFEKSVKF; encoded by the coding sequence TTGAAGAGGTTCAACGCACTATTTCATAAAGAATGGGTAGAAGCTTGGAGAGAGAAGAAGCTCGTTTGGCTTCCTGCTGTCATCCTGCTAGTGACACTTCTACAGCCAATTAGTTTGTATTTTATGCCAACCATTTTAGAGAATTCGAATAGTCTGCCGCCAGGCGCAGTAATTGAACTGCCAATCCCTAGCGGTGCTGAAGTTCTGGCGGGGACTTTGTCTCAACTACATACAATTGGCACAGCAATTATTGTGCTAGCTTGTATGAATGTAATTGTACAGGAGAGAAATAATGGCTCTCTTATGCAGCTATTTTCCAGACCTGTAAATACCGCCACCTACATATTCAGTAAGTGGACGATGCTCGTATTGCTTCATCTCGGTGCCTTTACTATCTCCTATGGAGCCGCATGGTATTATACAAATATCCTATTTTCTGATGTGTCGTTTAGTTCCGTCTGGAAAAGTTTTATAATTTATTGTTTATGGATTGTACTAGTTATAACAGTGACGTTGTTTGTTAGTACGTTTCTCCGTCGAAGTGGAGGAGTAGCAGGCATATCCATTCTAATAATGGCGAGTATCGCCATCTTGTCGACTGTTATACCTGATATAGCTATTTATTTGCCTTCAAGTCTTCTCAACTTGGCAACGGAGGCACTGAATGCAAATAAGGGAAATATGCACATGGGAGCTATCCTCGCTACAACTATTAGCTTTATTGCTTTATTACTTTTAACCATGATTAAACAATTTGAAAAAAGTGTAAAGTTTTAA
- the pth gene encoding aminoacyl-tRNA hydrolase, producing MKMIVGLGNPGQKYDQTRHNIGFIAIDELVHRHNLPLTNKKFNSVYATGMINGEKVILVKPITFMNLSGEAVRPLMDYYNVELEDLVVIYDDLDLPAGKVRLREKGGHGGHNGIRSLISHLGTKEFKRIRLGIGRPVGQQPVVDYVLQRFHKEELPDIVDSVKKAADATETWLKEPFLNVMNDFNR from the coding sequence ATGAAAATGATTGTTGGACTTGGGAATCCGGGTCAAAAATATGATCAGACACGGCATAATATTGGGTTCATCGCGATTGATGAATTAGTGCACCGGCACAATTTGCCGTTAACAAATAAAAAGTTCAATAGTGTATATGCGACAGGCATGATAAATGGGGAAAAGGTAATCTTGGTAAAACCTATTACTTTTATGAACCTTTCAGGTGAAGCGGTACGACCGCTGATGGATTACTATAATGTCGAGCTTGAGGATTTGGTTGTCATTTACGATGATTTGGATCTACCGGCAGGGAAGGTAAGACTGCGGGAAAAAGGCGGTCATGGGGGCCATAATGGAATCCGTTCTTTGATTTCGCATTTAGGCACGAAGGAATTCAAACGCATTCGTCTGGGAATCGGCCGCCCGGTCGGTCAGCAGCCAGTTGTAGATTATGTTCTCCAGCGTTTCCATAAGGAAGAATTGCCGGACATCGTCGATAGTGTGAAGAAGGCTGCCGATGCAACAGAAACATGGCTTAAGGAGCCTTTCCTGAACGTGATGAATGATTTTAATCGCTAA
- a CDS encoding anti-sigma-F factor Fin — MNPDAFGQTLTESNLSPGGITMAIVYRCRHCKTQLAELDEYKVDIKALGWDRLSAADYQEMVQIDSGHIVCQVACEDCENALQQNPHYHELDHFMQ, encoded by the coding sequence ATGAATCCAGATGCTTTCGGGCAGACTTTGACAGAGTCAAATCTAAGTCCCGGAGGCATAACTATGGCTATCGTTTACCGTTGTCGACATTGCAAAACGCAGCTAGCAGAGCTAGATGAATATAAGGTGGATATCAAAGCGCTCGGATGGGATCGATTATCCGCGGCGGACTATCAGGAAATGGTGCAGATCGATTCGGGTCATATCGTCTGTCAGGTCGCATGTGAGGATTGTGAAAATGCGCTGCAGCAAAACCCGCATTATCATGAACTGGATCATTTCATGCAATAA
- the mfd gene encoding transcription-repair coupling factor, whose amino-acid sequence MQEIKQFISTQDDIQSVINGIKSGMHEQLLTGLSGSARGVLATVLQDSIRRKVILVTHQLTQAQTLYEDLLEMSTHSNVYLYPVNELLASEIAISSPELRSQRLDALRNWMHSENGVLVAPAAALKRILPQPAKWESYQLAFRVGEEIDLEHYLRALVDMGYERTDMVASPGEYSLRGGILDIYPLTENNPIRIELFDTEVDSIRYFDSDTQRSLEKKDTVEVGPATELLIDNEDIARAADRLEKALGETIAKLQADEHKQQVLEAVSQDLERLRQQERFQGMAKYAGYFYEEPASLLDYLGEGGYIILDEMSRIQETANRLDEEEAEWHQSLLEAHQTVRKLKLSFDWHEVLQQMKQPRLYLSVFLRHIPNTQPQNIVNVTCRAMQQFHGQMHLLKNELERWEKSNYSTILMAPTQQRAEKIQAVLDDYDMEAVIAERVSLPVSTPTILIGNISSGFELPFHKLAVLTENELFKKRSARPKRKQKISNAERIKSYQELAVGDYVVHANHGIGRYVGIETLQVQDLHKDFMLIRYSGDDKLFVPIDQIDLVQKYVGSEGKEPKLYKLGGTEWKKVKSRVQSSVEDIADELIKLYAEREASKGYAFSEDTEMQREFEAAFPYQETEDQLRTIDEIKKDMERERPMDRLLCGDVGYGKTEVAIRAAFKAIADGKQVAILVPTTILAQQHYETILERFQDHAINVGLMSRFRTRKQQNEVMTGLKSGVIDIVVGTHRLLSKDIVYKDLGLLVVDEEQRFGVKHKEKLKQLKTNVDVLTLTATPIPRTLHMSMLGVRDLSVIETPPENRFPIQTYVMEYNPVFIREAIEREMARDGQVFFLYNKVENIERKAQEIAALVDDARVAFAHGQMNESELESVMLAFLEGEYDVLVSTTIIETGVDIPNVNTLIVDNADRMGLSQLYQLRGRVGRSNRVAYAYFTYQQDKVLTEVAEKRLQAIKEFTELGSGFKIAMRDLSIRGAGNLLGSQQHGFIDSVGFDMYSQMLTEAVEARKAGKPAEEIKPFEVELDLDINAYIPESYISDEKQKIDMYKRFQSCSSQEEIHDLREELIDRFGDYPEEVANLFHVTTLKMYAKREKIESISEKKKKQRMEILVDSNMSQHVDGSKLFEFANQYGRMVQLGTEDKKLKIVFNWDRNSYERRYEIAEEFIQAMRELKRAS is encoded by the coding sequence ATGCAAGAGATCAAGCAATTTATCTCAACTCAGGATGACATCCAATCAGTCATCAATGGGATAAAGTCTGGGATGCACGAACAGCTTTTAACAGGATTGTCTGGTTCGGCAAGGGGAGTCCTGGCAACTGTGCTGCAGGACTCCATACGGCGAAAAGTAATCCTGGTCACACATCAGCTGACTCAGGCGCAGACACTTTATGAGGACTTATTGGAGATGAGTACGCATTCCAATGTGTACCTGTATCCTGTGAATGAATTATTAGCATCGGAAATTGCCATCTCCAGTCCGGAGCTTCGCTCACAGCGTTTAGATGCATTGCGGAATTGGATGCATAGTGAGAATGGCGTCCTAGTAGCTCCAGCTGCAGCACTAAAAAGAATACTGCCACAACCAGCTAAATGGGAAAGCTATCAGCTGGCTTTTCGTGTTGGGGAAGAAATCGATTTAGAGCACTACTTACGTGCGTTGGTCGATATGGGATACGAACGTACGGATATGGTTGCGTCTCCAGGAGAGTACAGCCTGCGCGGAGGTATATTGGATATTTATCCATTAACGGAAAACAACCCGATCAGAATCGAATTGTTCGATACAGAAGTCGATTCCATTCGTTATTTTGATTCGGACACACAGCGCTCTCTGGAGAAGAAAGACACGGTTGAAGTAGGCCCTGCAACGGAATTGCTCATCGATAACGAGGATATCGCCCGAGCAGCGGACCGATTGGAGAAAGCATTAGGGGAAACAATAGCCAAACTGCAGGCCGATGAGCATAAGCAGCAAGTTTTAGAGGCTGTCAGTCAGGATCTTGAAAGGTTACGGCAGCAAGAGCGATTTCAGGGCATGGCCAAGTATGCAGGCTATTTCTACGAGGAACCAGCTAGTCTGTTAGATTATCTTGGTGAAGGCGGCTATATCATCCTGGATGAAATGAGCCGAATCCAAGAAACAGCTAACCGGCTCGATGAAGAGGAAGCAGAATGGCATCAGAGTCTGCTGGAAGCACATCAAACAGTAAGAAAGCTGAAACTGTCGTTTGACTGGCATGAAGTACTACAGCAGATGAAGCAGCCACGTTTGTATTTAAGCGTGTTCTTGCGTCATATACCAAATACACAGCCCCAAAATATTGTGAACGTGACATGCAGGGCTATGCAGCAATTTCATGGACAGATGCATTTGCTGAAAAATGAGCTGGAACGGTGGGAAAAGAGCAATTATTCTACTATCTTAATGGCACCTACCCAGCAGCGTGCAGAGAAGATACAAGCAGTTCTGGATGATTATGATATGGAAGCAGTCATCGCAGAGCGTGTTTCCTTGCCGGTGAGCACACCGACTATCTTGATAGGTAATATCAGCAGCGGTTTTGAGCTGCCATTTCATAAGCTGGCAGTGCTGACAGAGAACGAACTGTTTAAAAAGCGTTCAGCAAGACCGAAGCGCAAGCAAAAAATATCCAACGCGGAGCGGATTAAAAGCTACCAGGAGCTTGCTGTAGGCGACTACGTTGTTCATGCAAACCATGGTATCGGCCGCTATGTTGGTATAGAAACATTGCAGGTGCAGGATCTGCATAAAGATTTCATGCTCATCCGCTATTCCGGAGACGACAAGTTATTTGTGCCAATTGATCAGATTGACCTTGTTCAAAAGTACGTTGGATCAGAAGGAAAAGAACCGAAGCTTTACAAGCTTGGCGGAACAGAGTGGAAAAAGGTTAAAAGCCGAGTCCAATCGTCAGTGGAGGATATTGCTGATGAGCTGATCAAGCTTTATGCCGAGAGGGAAGCCTCCAAAGGATATGCGTTTTCAGAAGACACCGAGATGCAGCGGGAGTTCGAAGCTGCGTTTCCTTATCAGGAAACCGAAGATCAGCTTCGTACCATTGATGAAATCAAAAAGGATATGGAACGGGAACGTCCTATGGACAGGCTGCTTTGCGGGGATGTCGGATACGGGAAAACAGAAGTGGCTATCCGTGCAGCTTTCAAAGCAATTGCGGATGGCAAGCAGGTAGCGATTTTAGTACCGACAACCATTTTGGCGCAGCAGCATTATGAGACGATTCTGGAACGATTCCAGGATCATGCGATCAATGTAGGTCTAATGAGCCGATTCCGTACGCGTAAGCAGCAAAATGAAGTTATGACCGGGTTGAAGAGTGGGGTTATCGATATTGTTGTGGGCACACACCGCCTATTATCCAAGGATATCGTATACAAAGATCTTGGCTTATTAGTGGTGGACGAAGAGCAGCGCTTTGGCGTTAAACACAAAGAAAAGCTGAAACAGCTTAAGACGAATGTTGATGTTCTGACATTGACTGCCACACCAATCCCCCGTACATTGCATATGTCCATGCTTGGTGTGCGTGATCTTTCCGTTATTGAGACACCACCTGAAAATAGATTCCCGATTCAAACGTATGTAATGGAGTACAATCCAGTCTTTATCCGCGAGGCAATCGAACGGGAAATGGCTCGGGATGGACAGGTATTCTTCCTTTATAACAAGGTAGAGAATATTGAGCGTAAAGCACAGGAAATCGCAGCTTTGGTTGATGATGCCAGAGTCGCCTTTGCGCATGGTCAAATGAACGAATCTGAGCTGGAAAGTGTTATGCTCGCCTTCCTTGAAGGGGAGTATGATGTACTTGTCAGCACGACTATCATTGAGACAGGGGTGGATATCCCGAATGTGAACACATTGATCGTTGACAATGCAGACAGAATGGGACTTAGTCAGCTATACCAATTACGCGGTCGAGTAGGACGTTCCAATCGGGTAGCATATGCTTATTTCACTTATCAGCAGGATAAAGTGTTAACAGAGGTGGCGGAAAAGCGTCTGCAGGCAATCAAGGAATTCACTGAACTTGGATCAGGATTCAAAATTGCGATGCGGGACTTGTCTATCCGCGGAGCAGGCAACTTGCTCGGTTCTCAGCAGCATGGATTTATTGATTCTGTCGGTTTCGATATGTATTCCCAGATGCTTACGGAAGCAGTGGAAGCACGGAAGGCAGGTAAGCCAGCAGAAGAGATCAAACCATTCGAAGTTGAGCTTGACCTGGATATCAATGCGTATATCCCGGAGTCTTATATCAGTGACGAGAAACAGAAAATCGATATGTATAAACGTTTCCAGAGCTGTTCATCCCAAGAGGAAATCCATGATTTGCGGGAAGAACTGATTGATCGATTCGGTGATTACCCGGAAGAAGTGGCCAACCTCTTCCATGTAACTACATTGAAAATGTATGCTAAACGGGAAAAAATCGAATCCATCAGTGAGAAGAAGAAAAAACAGCGCATGGAGATCTTAGTCGATTCTAATATGAGCCAGCACGTTGACGGCAGCAAGCTGTTCGAATTCGCTAATCAATATGGCCGGATGGTCCAGCTAGGTACAGAGGACAAGAAATTGAAGATCGTCTTCAATTGGGATCGGAACTCTTATGAACGCCGGTATGAGATAGCTGAAGAATTCATACAAGCTATGCGCGAACTAAAACGAGCTAGTTAA
- the spoVT gene encoding stage V sporulation protein T — protein sequence MKATGIVRRIDDLGRVVIPKEIRRTLRIREGDPLEIFVDRDGEVILKKYSPISELGDFAKEYAEALFTSIDHGVLICDRDEYIAVAGESKKEYMNKGIGAVIEKAMQERSTATNNQAGSIELVEDKEEDIQAYVVSPIIASGDPIGCVIIVSRNDGELSKVEEKAAETAANFLARQME from the coding sequence ATGAAGGCTACAGGAATCGTACGTAGAATCGATGACTTGGGACGTGTTGTTATCCCGAAGGAAATACGCCGGACACTGCGCATTCGAGAGGGGGATCCGCTGGAGATCTTTGTTGACCGTGATGGTGAAGTTATCTTAAAGAAATACTCTCCGATCAGCGAGTTGGGCGATTTTGCAAAAGAATACGCAGAGGCATTATTTACTTCGATTGACCACGGAGTACTTATATGTGACCGTGATGAATACATTGCAGTTGCAGGAGAATCGAAGAAAGAATACATGAATAAAGGCATCGGGGCTGTAATTGAAAAGGCGATGCAGGAAAGATCGACTGCCACGAATAATCAAGCAGGCAGTATCGAGCTTGTAGAGGATAAGGAAGAAGACATCCAAGCATATGTGGTAAGTCCGATCATTGCAAGCGGTGACCCAATTGGGTGCGTTATTATTGTCAGCCGCAATGATGGTGAATTAAGCAAGGTAGAAGAAAAAGCAGCAGAAACAGCTGCTAATTTCCTCGCAAGACAGATGGAATAG
- a CDS encoding AraC family transcriptional regulator, with protein sequence MIEEHANGLLLNRTTMLGERNWRDDDTYKLIFSPNGHAVYQFQGHNMQLSDGEAMLLNPHEIHKQLRHTSEKWIVEVQPAFITEVAQELSGSRVDPMFALVACKHPLLHQWFSTTRLYLGMAATEKESALWLENSWIQLAMVLLRLVPGTHSDKWDMKGYEPTVHIVLDALKQSYQQDWTLDKMVQLTQLGKYQFSHLFKKETGLSPYSWLQIYRVIQSQKLLRRTDASILSVALQVGFKNVSSYHAVFRRIYGQTPGLFRKSICNV encoded by the coding sequence ATGATAGAGGAGCATGCGAATGGTCTCTTATTAAACCGGACAACAATGCTTGGTGAAAGAAACTGGCGGGATGATGATACATATAAATTGATTTTCAGCCCTAACGGTCATGCTGTCTACCAATTTCAGGGACATAATATGCAATTGTCTGATGGTGAGGCTATGCTCCTTAATCCGCATGAGATACATAAACAGCTCCGCCATACGTCGGAGAAGTGGATTGTTGAAGTGCAGCCAGCTTTTATAACAGAAGTAGCACAGGAACTGAGCGGTAGCAGGGTAGATCCGATGTTCGCACTAGTAGCATGTAAACACCCACTTCTTCACCAATGGTTTTCTACGACTCGTCTCTACTTGGGAATGGCTGCTACAGAAAAGGAAAGTGCTCTATGGCTGGAGAATAGCTGGATTCAGCTTGCGATGGTTCTGCTCCGCCTTGTACCAGGCACCCATAGCGATAAGTGGGACATGAAAGGATATGAGCCAACTGTGCACATCGTTTTGGATGCTTTGAAACAAAGTTATCAGCAAGACTGGACACTGGATAAGATGGTACAGCTGACCCAACTAGGGAAATATCAATTCAGTCACCTTTTTAAAAAGGAAACGGGTCTGTCACCGTATAGCTGGCTCCAAATATATCGTGTCATCCAAAGTCAGAAGCTGCTCCGTCGTACCGATGCTTCCATTCTTTCCGTCGCCTTGCAAGTAGGCTTTAAGAATGTGTCTTCTTACCATGCTGTATTTCGGCGAATCTACGGTCAGACTCCTGGTTTATTTCGGAAAAGCATATGTAATGTATAG
- a CDS encoding MFS transporter, whose amino-acid sequence MYMAVIKNKNAVYYFLGGAVSHIGDILSGLAFLFLAFRMTDSSIHTTIVAIAETMPYLLFGLFGGALADHINRRNIMVIIDLIRLIILTIIIFLYLQDGLTYPYLLAGSFLLQCCGCFFNPAHRAVLPEIIPEEELPNANSTWDTIQRSASLMGPVLAAWLIASADIIYFFL is encoded by the coding sequence ATGTATATGGCAGTTATCAAAAATAAAAATGCAGTCTATTACTTTCTAGGTGGAGCAGTCTCCCACATCGGTGATATCCTATCCGGGTTGGCATTCCTGTTTCTTGCTTTTCGTATGACTGACTCTAGCATACATACAACAATTGTAGCCATTGCGGAAACTATGCCATACCTTCTCTTCGGATTATTCGGCGGAGCTTTAGCAGACCATATAAACAGAAGAAATATAATGGTAATCATAGACTTAATAAGACTGATCATCCTTACAATAATCATCTTTCTCTATCTACAGGATGGTCTGACCTACCCTTATCTTCTTGCAGGAAGTTTCTTGCTTCAATGCTGTGGATGCTTTTTCAATCCGGCTCACCGAGCTGTACTCCCTGAGATAATACCGGAAGAAGAACTACCTAACGCCAATAGTACCTGGGATACAATCCAACGTTCCGCTTCCTTAATGGGTCCGGTTCTCGCTGCTTGGCTGATTGCAAGTGCTGATATTATCTATTTTTTTTTATAG
- a CDS encoding polysaccharide biosynthesis protein, whose product MGLGMKRLFHGAFVLAVAGLISKILSAGYRVPFQNIVGDKGFYIYQQVYPFLGIAASLALYGIPAAVSRLVADRYRSTSPSLRSFYLPVGTFLLGLAVITFALLYMLAPQIAESMGDKALVKPLQAAAFIFLAVPFTSILRGVYQGKQNMTPTAVSQVVEQLVRVSLLLAVTFLLVRSGSDLYDIGAKAAMASLAGACFGIVVLSFYMRREPIISSVEQRLPWGYIIKTILVYGLFICLNYMLLLLLQFADAFTLVSGLLSHGLSLDEAREWKGIYDRGQPLVQLGIVVGSSLALAFVPSITKDQLISEKKAVLHLLHSGWKLSFLLSIAATAGLVALLPLVNELLFKDDVGTYSLQVFTLTIFVCSLTLTTASMLETLGKWKQTAAIIAAGFILKWFMNVWLVPIYGILGASLATVITVTCILACNMYLLKRHLPEIKLFQLPWKSLFVGLLFMLVAVGLLYVATVELFHVKTRILLLGYVLFAVMAGALLYGITLIRTGAFNRAELESLPFSKHLLRLEGRKEK is encoded by the coding sequence ATGGGGTTAGGGATGAAGCGGCTGTTTCACGGTGCTTTTGTGCTGGCGGTCGCTGGTTTGATCAGTAAGATTTTAAGTGCGGGCTATCGGGTCCCGTTTCAAAATATAGTAGGCGATAAGGGCTTTTATATTTATCAGCAGGTATATCCATTCCTTGGGATAGCGGCAAGCCTTGCTCTATACGGTATTCCGGCAGCTGTGTCCAGATTAGTTGCTGATCGTTATCGCAGCACATCGCCGTCTCTTCGTTCGTTCTATTTACCGGTAGGGACTTTCTTGCTCGGTCTGGCTGTGATTACCTTTGCTTTGCTGTATATGCTAGCACCGCAAATAGCCGAATCGATGGGCGATAAAGCTTTGGTGAAACCACTCCAAGCAGCGGCTTTTATTTTCTTGGCAGTTCCGTTCACTTCGATTCTGCGAGGCGTTTATCAAGGAAAGCAGAATATGACGCCGACAGCTGTTTCACAAGTAGTGGAGCAGCTAGTCCGCGTAAGTTTGCTTCTTGCTGTCACTTTCCTGCTTGTCCGTTCAGGGAGTGATTTGTATGACATAGGAGCTAAAGCTGCAATGGCATCTTTAGCAGGGGCGTGCTTTGGTATTGTAGTACTTAGCTTTTATATGAGAAGAGAACCGATTATTTCTTCTGTGGAGCAGCGGCTTCCGTGGGGATATATCATAAAGACGATCCTCGTATACGGCCTTTTTATTTGTCTAAACTATATGCTATTGCTGTTATTGCAGTTTGCCGATGCTTTTACGCTCGTTTCCGGATTGCTGTCACATGGTTTGAGTTTGGATGAAGCACGTGAATGGAAAGGGATATATGATCGCGGACAGCCGCTAGTACAATTAGGTATCGTCGTCGGCTCCTCCCTGGCATTAGCATTCGTACCGTCTATAACAAAGGATCAGCTGATCAGTGAGAAGAAAGCGGTCCTTCATTTGCTGCATAGCGGGTGGAAACTAAGCTTCCTGTTATCAATTGCAGCTACAGCTGGATTAGTCGCTCTGCTCCCATTAGTCAATGAATTGCTGTTTAAGGACGATGTTGGTACATATTCTTTGCAAGTATTCACGCTGACGATCTTTGTTTGTTCCCTCACATTGACTACTGCTTCCATGTTAGAGACTTTAGGGAAATGGAAGCAGACAGCTGCTATAATCGCGGCCGGTTTTATTCTCAAGTGGTTTATGAATGTATGGCTCGTTCCGATTTACGGCATCTTGGGTGCTTCATTGGCGACTGTCATTACTGTAACATGCATATTAGCTTGCAATATGTATTTGCTTAAACGGCATCTGCCGGAGATTAAATTATTCCAGCTTCCATGGAAAAGTCTATTTGTCGGATTGCTGTTCATGCTTGTCGCAGTAGGACTTTTATATGTAGCTACCGTCGAATTGTTTCACGTGAAAACACGAATTTTGTTATTAGGGTATGTATTGTTTGCGGTTATGGCTGGTGCTTTATTGTATGGAATAACCTTAATTAGGACTGGGGCATTCAATCGGGCAGAGTTAGAATCATTGCCGTTCAGCAAACATTTACTGCGCTTAGAAGGGAGAAAAGAAAAATGA